One window of the Parasphingopyxis algicola genome contains the following:
- a CDS encoding alpha/beta fold hydrolase, whose product MIESISPQAIAITFVVSVIAIWLSFRIGLWNTRDHTLWKRYGAGSDIVRIDGVDIRIKDEGDGPALILVHGAFGNLNFWDSWANELIAKGYRVVRFDGPPEGISGLDEKGHSHDRLAQLIPMLADKLKIEQFAVGGTSRGGPAAMICAAKHPGRVTGLILTQTPVYNYDLPKFPIKLRIAQFLTNTIFAGYRPRYYWRQYLGNIFDDKSALTPEIVCEYTDFSNRSGHREILAAIQAPGQSRDRERNREMAGSIKAPTLILATPNDNVLSLEHQRTLASWFPAESCKLVVLPNGGHFPPFEPHTQSARIVREFLDETRSDD is encoded by the coding sequence AAAGCATATCGCCGCAAGCAATCGCCATAACGTTTGTTGTGTCGGTTATTGCCATTTGGCTGAGCTTTCGGATCGGACTCTGGAACACGCGCGACCATACATTATGGAAGCGCTACGGAGCCGGATCGGACATTGTCCGGATCGATGGTGTCGATATCCGGATCAAGGACGAAGGAGACGGGCCTGCTTTGATTCTCGTCCATGGCGCGTTCGGCAATCTCAACTTCTGGGACAGCTGGGCGAATGAACTCATAGCCAAGGGCTATAGGGTCGTTCGTTTCGATGGGCCGCCCGAAGGCATCTCGGGTCTGGACGAGAAAGGCCATTCGCACGACCGATTGGCACAGCTCATCCCAATGCTCGCCGACAAGCTGAAGATCGAACAATTCGCGGTCGGCGGAACCTCGCGCGGTGGTCCGGCAGCAATGATATGCGCGGCCAAGCACCCGGGAAGAGTGACAGGCCTAATCCTGACGCAGACGCCAGTGTACAATTACGACCTGCCGAAATTTCCAATAAAGCTGAGAATTGCCCAATTTCTGACGAACACGATATTCGCCGGCTATCGGCCGAGATATTATTGGCGGCAATATCTGGGGAACATCTTTGACGACAAGTCGGCTCTCACACCCGAGATTGTCTGCGAGTACACCGATTTCTCGAATCGTTCGGGACACCGCGAAATCCTCGCCGCCATCCAGGCGCCGGGACAAAGCCGGGATCGGGAGCGTAACCGGGAAATGGCCGGCTCGATCAAGGCGCCGACCCTTATTCTTGCAACTCCGAATGACAATGTGTTGAGCCTCGAGCATCAGCGGACCCTGGCCAGCTGGTTTCCCGCAGAGAGCTGCAAGCTGGTTGTCCTGCCAAATGGCGGGCATTTTCCTCCTTTCGAGCCACACACCCAGTCGGCAAGGATCGTGCGCGAATTTCTTGACGAGACACGATCAGATGACTGA